The Brassica napus cultivar Da-Ae chromosome C7, Da-Ae, whole genome shotgun sequence genomic interval ggagATGGCTGTGGGTAACGGTATTGAGTATGCTGTTGCTGCAGAACCGGTGGTGAAAGGATTCAACTTCAGAGATGAAAGAATAATGAATGGGAACTGGGTCAAGGAAACGGATGCTAATGTCATTCAGAAGTTCTTTCGTTTGTTGGCGGTGTGTCATACGGTTATACCTGAGGTGAATGAAGATACGGGAAAGATCTCTTACGAGGCTGAATCACCGGACGAGGCAGCTTTTGTTATTGCAGCGAGGGAGCTTGGGTTTGAGTTTTTTATCCGGACTCAAACAACAGTATCCGTTAGAGAGCTAGACGTTGTGACTGGGGGACGAGTTGAAAGGtatcttctcttctttattGCCATCAAAAGCTTCTCTACTTTAGCGAGAATGGTTTCTCTTTTGCAGGATGTATAAAGTCCTGAACGTTCTTGAGTTCAGTAGCGCAAGGAAAAGGATGTCAGTGATAGTGAGGGATGAAGATGGGAAACTCCTTTTACTTTGTAAAGGTGCAGACAGGTACGTGAACATGACTTTAGAAACTCTCTTTTCGAACTTAATTTTTGAACTTGTGTTTTTATCTGGCAGTGTTATGTTTGAAAGACTTTCTGGAAACGGTAGAGAGTATGAAGAGGAAACCCGAGACCATGTGAACGAGTATGCTGATGCTGGACTGCGAACTTTGATTCTTGCCTACCGTGAACTCGACGAGAGAGAATACGAGGTGTTCACCGAGAGAATCAGTGAGGCTAAGAGCTCGGTTAGTGCTGATCGAGAAGCATTGATAGATGAAGTCACTGAGAAGATTGAGAAAGATCTGGTTCTTCTTGGAGCTACCGCTGTTGAGGATAAACTCCAAAATGGGGTAAGCTGCTTACTACACAACCAAAACTACAGATTGGTGAAATTTTCTtgtctcattctctctctctcttggctTTCTTCCAGGTTCCTAATTGCATTGATAAGCTTGCTCAAGCAGGAATAAAGATTTGGGTTTTGACAGGAGACAAGATGGAGACTGCTATCAATATTGGGTATTGATTTCTTGGTACCTTGTGATTATATTTACTCTTGAGTTTCCTGCATACATTCTTACTCACTCTCTGATCCCACCTGTGTGTGTACATCTTTAACAGCTTCGCTTGTAGTTTGCTGAGACGAGACATGAAGCAGATCATAATCAACTTGGAGACCCCTGAAATCCAGCAGTTGGAAAAATCCGGTGAAAAAGATGTCATTGCAGAGGTAATTGCTTCTTTTAGAACACATGTATTAAGAGAAATTGCTTGAATAACCATAAGTAccacttttcaaaaatatattcaatcaAAAATACCATAACATCTGGGTTTAGCCTTTAGTGATTATTGGTtagtgtttagtatttaagGGGATTGGGTTTATAAACctctataaatgttttataaatgattattaaacatttataaaataatttaggaGGATTATTTTAGTCTTTTTCATCACAAATTTAAGGTATTTGTTGAAATTGTCATCCGGTGAATTCGAAAAAATGGTATCAAGTTTGTGGTGAAATTAGAATTCTACCATGTATTAGTCTCACATAACTATTGTCTTGCAGGCGTTGAAGGAAAATGTACTGCGTCAGATAACTAATGGAAAGGTTCAACTAAAAGCTTCTGGTGGAAACTCTAAGGCATTTGCTCTAATCATTGATGGGAAATCACTTGCTTATGCATTAGAGGATGATATGAAGTACATTTTTCTTGAGCTGGCCACTGGTTGTGCCTCAGTGATTTGTTGTCGTTCATCACCAAAACAGAAAGCACTGGTACAATTTTCGCTTTATCTTTTCATATACTTAGTGGCTGCCTAGCAATTTTCATTTTCCGGAAGATTCATATTGCATTAGGTGACAAGACTAGTCAAAACTGGAAGCGGTCAGACGACACTGGCGATTGGAGATGGCGCAAATGATGTTGGAATGCTTCAGGAAGCAGATATAGGAGTTGGGATCAGTGGAGTGGAAGGAATGCAGGTTCTTTAAAAGAATCTCAGAACAAACCATTTTTCAGTCTTTGTTGGAAACTTTGTTTAATCCTTGTTAATTTTTCAGGCTGTGATGTCCAGCGACATCGCCATTGCTCAGTTTAGATATCTGGAGCGCTTGTTACTCGTCCACGGACACTGGTGTTACAGGAGAATCTCAAAAATGGTAGTCGAATGGTCTCATTATTCTCTGAGCTGATGCAGTTATCTCAATACTTGTGTGTTTCTCATATGCAGATTTGCTACTTCTTTTACAAGAACATCACATTTGGGTTCACTCTCTTCTTATATGAGGCATACACTTCATTCTCTACTACACCTGCTTACAATGACTGGTATCTATCTCTCTATAGCGTCCTTTTCTCCTCACTTCCTGTCATTTGTTTGGGAATCTTCGACCAGGATGTATCTGCACGGTTCTGTCTTAAGgtatataaaataatcattctTATCAAATGAGCTGCTTAATTTTTTCTTAACCCAAAGTCTTGCTTTGTTTGCTGTAACAGTTCCCTGTATTGTACCAAGAAGGTGTGCAAAACCTCCTCTTTAGTTGGCGGCGGATACTCAGCTGGATGTTCCACGGCTTCTGCAGTGCAATAATCATTTTCTTCCTCTGCAAAACCACTCTTGAATCTCAAGCCTTCAACCACCAAGGGAAACCCGCAGGGAGAGATATCTTCGGAGGAACAATGTACACATGTGTGGTGTGGGTTGTGAGTTTGCAGATGGTGTTGACAATCAGTTACTTCACAGTGATTCAGCATCTAGTCGTTTGGGGATCTGTGGTTGTATGGTACCTTTTCCTGACGGTGTACGGATCACTGCCGCCGAGGGTGTCTACAGATGCATATATGGTCTTTCTTGAAGCTCTTGCGCCCGCGCCTGCTTACTGGATCACCACTCTCTTTGTGGTGATGGCCACGATGATGCCTTACTTCATCTTCTCTGCTATTCAGATGCAGTTTTTCCCAATGTCTCATGGGACTATAAAGCTGCTTAAGTACGAGGATCAGTGCAATGACCCTGGGGAGTTAGAGTTGGTGAGACAGGCATCAGTAAGGCCTGCATTGGTTGGTTTTACGGCTAGGATAGAGGCCATAAAGAGATCGGTCATGAGATCTCGTCAGACTGGACCTTGACAAGTCATATGATTccctcgttttttttttgggggtggGTGGGTGGGTTTAGTTACTTGGCAGGATGTAAATAAAATACCAAATGAACTGCGAACGA includes:
- the LOC106394327 gene encoding probable phospholipid-transporting ATPase 12 — translated: MAGGERKRRRRKLQLSKLFTLSSAKACFKPAHSQIGRTGFSRVVYCNQPESADYCDNYVRTTKYTPASFLPKSLFEQFRRVANFYFLVVGILSFTPLAPYTAVSAIVPLTFVILATMVKEGVEDWRRKQQDIEVNGRKVGVHQGNGHFDLKEWKTLRVGDILKVEKNDFFPADLVLLSSSYEDAVCYVETMNLDGETNLKLKQGLEVTMSLREEVDFRDFEAFIKCEDPNANLYSFVGTMELKGEKHPLSPQQLLLRGSKLRNTEYIYGAVIFTGPDTKVVQNSTEPPSKRSMIERKMDKIIYLMFLMVVSLAFLGAILFGITTREDYQNGVMTRWYLKPDDSTVFFDPQRAPLAAVCHFLSALMLNSYFIPISLYVSIEIVKVLQSIFINKDIHMYYEEADKPALARTSNLNEELGQVGTVLSDKTGTLTCNSMEFIKCSIAGRAYGCGVTEVEMAVGNGIEYAVAAEPVVKGFNFRDERIMNGNWVKETDANVIQKFFRLLAVCHTVIPEVNEDTGKISYEAESPDEAAFVIAARELGFEFFIRTQTTVSVRELDVVTGGRVERMYKVLNVLEFSSARKRMSVIVRDEDGKLLLLCKGADSVMFERLSGNGREYEEETRDHVNEYADAGLRTLILAYRELDEREYEVFTERISEAKSSVSADREALIDEVTEKIEKDLVLLGATAVEDKLQNGVPNCIDKLAQAGIKIWVLTGDKMETAINIGFACSLLRRDMKQIIINLETPEIQQLEKSGEKDVIAEALKENVLRQITNGKVQLKASGGNSKAFALIIDGKSLAYALEDDMKYIFLELATGCASVICCRSSPKQKALVTRLVKTGSGQTTLAIGDGANDVGMLQEADIGVGISGVEGMQAVMSSDIAIAQFRYLERLLLVHGHWCYRRISKMICYFFYKNITFGFTLFLYEAYTSFSTTPAYNDWYLSLYSVLFSSLPVICLGIFDQDVSARFCLKFPVLYQEGVQNLLFSWRRILSWMFHGFCSAIIIFFLCKTTLESQAFNHQGKPAGRDIFGGTMYTCVVWVVSLQMVLTISYFTVIQHLVVWGSVVVWYLFLTVYGSLPPRVSTDAYMVFLEALAPAPAYWITTLFVVMATMMPYFIFSAIQMQFFPMSHGTIKLLKYEDQCNDPGELELVRQASVRPALVGFTARIEAIKRSVMRSRQTGP